Proteins encoded together in one Vallitalea longa window:
- a CDS encoding tape measure protein produces the protein MATLTQSLKLNDGFNPVLNNITQNTNVAIANFKKFKQVTKNTCNIKNFNLANININAMGIGIKEAGERQDEFNDKVAEGEKKSFKLLNVIDAVKKLKSNDKVTKFINSADEYVKSQSKIQQINDNLQTTEELNKKIFKSAGRSRSSYSQMVDTVSKIGSTASGSFSNNDEMIAFSELMTKSFNLAGISANDQSKAMNQLAEGMAKGSIQGNAFNTILQNSPALAQSIADEMGVPLDKLDEVSSKGRITSDVVKSALFKSADDINSQFDQMPMKFSDITTNINDNIAYGLQPAFQAFSDFINSSSAQELFTTIASGLRVCMGAVGEFIDAIALIATFFIDNWSLISPLLFAILIPLLLLKGTTMVLNGIMAISNGIKAVGTTINTALSIANRRAAEATIEQTTAQWGFNSALLACPITWIILAVIVLIALIFLVVNAINHFAGTSISAIGVIWGAICTLGAFIQNLLFGVLELALGMINRLINPYIRFANFIGNVFTNPISSIIYLFQSMADGVLGVLEKIASAMDFIFGTKMADTVSGWRAGLKDMADDVVQEYAPDENYTNIIDELDLSVDDLGLKRADYGKTWNSAYDSGEKFQNSIADKFNFDTGMEDSINDILKDSIDKDLLDNFGNQENPVYTNSTVDNTVDVSSEDLKIMRDIAEMQAIQNFVTLTPTVKVTTGDIHKDVDVNTVVDKITNSLNEEVSANVKGAYNV, from the coding sequence GTGGCTACGTTAACGCAGAGTTTAAAATTAAATGATGGATTTAATCCTGTGTTGAACAATATTACTCAAAACACAAATGTGGCGATTGCAAATTTTAAGAAATTCAAGCAGGTAACGAAAAACACTTGTAACATAAAAAATTTCAACCTTGCCAATATTAATATAAACGCTATGGGTATAGGGATAAAAGAAGCAGGAGAACGACAAGACGAATTCAATGATAAGGTTGCTGAAGGAGAAAAAAAATCTTTTAAATTACTAAATGTGATTGATGCTGTTAAAAAATTAAAATCTAATGATAAAGTGACAAAATTTATAAATTCAGCAGATGAATATGTAAAGTCACAGAGTAAAATACAGCAAATTAATGATAATTTACAGACTACAGAAGAATTAAATAAAAAAATATTTAAATCAGCAGGTAGAAGCAGAAGTAGTTATTCCCAAATGGTAGATACTGTAAGTAAAATAGGATCTACGGCATCTGGTTCATTTTCTAACAATGATGAAATGATTGCTTTTTCTGAACTAATGACAAAATCATTTAACCTTGCCGGTATAAGTGCTAATGATCAGAGTAAAGCGATGAATCAGTTAGCTGAAGGGATGGCTAAAGGAAGTATACAAGGAAATGCATTTAACACGATTCTTCAGAATTCGCCTGCGCTTGCTCAATCTATTGCTGATGAAATGGGAGTACCTTTAGATAAACTTGATGAAGTAAGTTCTAAAGGGCGTATAACTTCTGATGTAGTAAAATCAGCATTATTTAAATCAGCAGATGATATTAACTCGCAATTTGACCAAATGCCTATGAAATTCAGTGATATTACAACGAATATAAATGATAATATCGCTTATGGATTACAACCAGCGTTTCAAGCGTTTTCTGATTTTATTAACTCAAGTAGTGCTCAAGAGCTATTTACTACTATCGCCAGTGGTTTAAGAGTATGTATGGGTGCTGTTGGTGAATTCATAGATGCGATAGCACTTATAGCTACTTTTTTTATTGATAATTGGTCTCTTATTAGTCCCTTGTTATTTGCAATACTAATACCATTATTGTTATTAAAAGGAACAACAATGGTTCTAAATGGTATTATGGCAATTAGTAATGGTATAAAAGCAGTGGGGACTACTATAAATACTGCTCTATCAATAGCTAATCGTAGAGCGGCAGAAGCTACTATAGAACAGACTACTGCTCAATGGGGATTTAATAGTGCTTTATTAGCATGTCCTATAACATGGATTATACTTGCTGTAATAGTACTTATCGCATTAATATTTTTAGTAGTTAATGCTATCAACCATTTTGCTGGGACTTCAATAAGTGCAATAGGTGTTATATGGGGGGCTATTTGTACATTAGGGGCATTTATTCAAAACCTTTTATTCGGGGTGTTGGAGTTAGCTCTTGGTATGATAAATAGACTGATTAATCCCTACATTAGATTTGCAAATTTCATTGGTAACGTATTTACTAATCCTATATCATCAATTATATATCTGTTTCAGAGTATGGCAGATGGAGTATTAGGTGTTCTAGAAAAAATAGCATCTGCTATGGATTTTATCTTTGGTACTAAAATGGCTGATACGGTTTCAGGTTGGAGAGCAGGACTAAAAGATATGGCAGATGATGTAGTACAGGAATATGCTCCTGACGAAAATTATACTAATATTATCGATGAATTAGATCTTTCCGTTGATGATCTCGGACTGAAAAGAGCAGATTATGGTAAGACATGGAATAGTGCCTATGATTCAGGAGAAAAATTTCAAAATAGTATTGCTGATAAATTCAATTTTGATACTGGTATGGAAGATTCCATAAATGATATATTAAAAGACTCCATAGACAAAGATCTTCTAGATAATTTTGGTAATCAAGAAAATCCAGTATATACTAATTCCACTGTTGATAATACTGTCGATGTATCCAGCGAAGACCTTAAGATTATGAGAGATATAGCAGAGATGCAAGCTATTCAGAATTTCGTTACACTTACACCAACAGTTAAAGTCACTACTGGAGATATCCACAAAGATGTAGATGTAAACACTGTAGTTGATAAAATAACCAACTCTCTTAATGAAGAAGTATCAGCAAATGTAAAGGGGGCGTACAATGTATAG
- a CDS encoding XkdQ/YqbQ family protein: MKTQIYVDDRCGNVYEIPHGQITLKRARNGRAASMEFEYYEDSTVTEFPINTGYVVLMKADDMRIFYGYVFKVSMTKITCYDQLRYLKFKDSKVFENKTLTEIVNIIAGENLMLLGNVADTKYVIPKQISDNTEYLDMIVKGIETTLLSTGRLYFIQDNVGFLELMDIDDTKLDILLDGNGNITDYDITTDIDTDTYNCIKLVQDNKKTEPREYPYQDFASIAKWGKLQYFEVVDEKYNMAQINEKGNNLLKLKNREKKTFKLKNAIGDIRCRSGYSVYINMPEQGIDGWYLIDSDTHKFNDNEHTMDLELVVVNCITA, encoded by the coding sequence ATGAAAACACAAATATATGTTGACGACAGATGCGGCAATGTGTATGAAATACCTCATGGACAGATAACACTAAAAAGAGCTCGTAACGGTAGAGCTGCAAGTATGGAATTTGAATATTATGAAGATTCTACAGTAACAGAATTCCCTATTAATACTGGATATGTCGTTCTCATGAAAGCAGATGATATGAGAATCTTTTACGGCTATGTTTTCAAGGTAAGCATGACTAAGATTACATGTTACGACCAATTAAGGTACCTTAAGTTCAAAGATAGCAAAGTCTTTGAAAATAAAACTCTGACGGAAATTGTAAATATCATCGCAGGCGAAAACTTAATGTTACTTGGCAATGTAGCGGATACGAAATATGTTATACCAAAACAAATCAGTGATAATACAGAATATCTGGATATGATAGTGAAAGGTATAGAAACTACACTACTGTCTACAGGTAGATTATATTTTATACAAGACAATGTAGGGTTCTTGGAGCTAATGGATATAGATGATACTAAGCTTGATATTCTGTTAGATGGAAATGGTAATATAACAGATTATGATATAACAACTGACATAGATACAGATACCTATAATTGTATAAAACTCGTACAAGATAATAAGAAGACAGAACCCAGAGAATATCCATATCAAGATTTTGCTAGTATCGCTAAATGGGGTAAATTACAATACTTTGAAGTTGTGGATGAAAAATATAACATGGCACAGATTAATGAAAAAGGAAATAATCTGTTGAAGCTCAAGAATAGGGAGAAGAAAACTTTCAAGCTGAAAAATGCAATAGGCGATATAAGATGTAGATCTGGTTACAGTGTATATATCAATATGCCAGAACAAGGTATTGATGGTTGGTATTTAATTGATTCTGATACACATAAATTCAATGATAACGAACATACGATGGATTTAGAATTGGTGGTGGTTAATTGTATAACAGCATAA
- a CDS encoding helix-turn-helix domain-containing protein → MTSNERLKLLRKELNLSQKEFSSRIEMSQGGYSDIENNRANLTDKNIKLISREFNVNEEWLKTGQNEMFKEDDFFYDLGYYTQDATDLDKAFIIEFLKLDNDSKKTLLGFWKSVIDKLDKDI, encoded by the coding sequence TTGACATCTAATGAAAGATTGAAATTGTTACGAAAAGAGCTTAACCTCTCACAAAAAGAATTTTCTAGCAGAATTGAAATGTCGCAAGGTGGATATTCCGATATAGAAAATAATAGAGCTAATTTAACAGATAAAAATATAAAACTTATTTCTAGAGAATTTAATGTAAATGAAGAATGGTTGAAAACTGGTCAAAATGAAATGTTTAAAGAAGATGATTTTTTCTATGACTTAGGTTATTATACTCAAGATGCTACTGACCTGGATAAAGCATTTATTATAGAGTTCCTAAAATTGGATAATGATTCTAAGAAAACATTGCTTGGATTTTGGAAGAGTGTTATTGATAAATTGGATAAGGATATATAG
- a CDS encoding phage tail tube protein, translated as MGYLRASDTISGQEARAYIKIDGHTEEMFYAKNFKATAEKSKTELKTLGKRGVQNKAIGWKGSGSMTIYYATTKFRDMMYDYIQKGKDLYFDILVVNEDPMSSLGKQSIVIKNVNLNSVILAQFDVDAEILEEDMEFTFDDVEIVNRFNEPKLG; from the coding sequence ATGGGATATTTAAGAGCAAGTGATACAATTAGCGGTCAGGAAGCAAGGGCATATATAAAAATTGATGGTCATACGGAAGAAATGTTCTACGCTAAAAATTTTAAAGCAACTGCAGAAAAAAGTAAAACTGAACTTAAGACATTAGGTAAAAGAGGCGTCCAAAACAAAGCGATAGGATGGAAGGGTTCAGGTAGCATGACAATATATTATGCTACAACTAAATTTAGAGATATGATGTATGATTACATCCAAAAAGGTAAAGATTTATATTTTGATATTCTAGTTGTTAATGAAGATCCTATGTCTTCTTTGGGAAAGCAATCTATAGTAATAAAGAATGTTAATCTAAATAGTGTGATACTAGCACAATTTGATGTGGATGCAGAAATTCTAGAAGAAGATATGGAATTCACTTTTGATGATGTAGAAATAGTAAATAGATTCAATGAACCTAAATTAGGATAA
- a CDS encoding alpha-glucosidase, whose product MFSKNSRLGEVMKNPLGVDIIEMLLGQMNINKLIVNNLIRQIKLKSLIRLSKGKIDDKFINMLIAKLNHYDNLLLPKQAEEIKPTWWKEAVAYQIYPRSFKDSNQDGIGDLCGIIEKLDYLQELGINLIWLSPIYDSPNDDNGYDIRDYKKIMQEFGTMQDFDRLLLETHKRGIRLIMDLVINHTSDEHKWFVESSKSKDNPYREYYIWEKGKNGKEPNNWTSFFSGPAWNYDYKTNEWSMHIWSKKQMDLNWNYKPMRNDLYEMINWWLDKGIDGFRLDVINFISKESQLPDGHTMIEELIGVCGVENYAFGPHVHSYLQELNKNTFSNYDVVTVGETPGLGLNTSKYFTHESREELNMIFNFEHMDNPGKDRFDDYQYDLNILKKQLVKWQMDYGNSCWNSLFLENHDFPRMISKITNESKYYGVVGKLLATLLLTLKGTPFIYQGQEIGMINAGFDLLEEYRDVESINMYDKLIKKGMTKEEALRRIKIGSRDNARVPMQWSSNNFAGFSDVNPWIGVSQNYKTINVKSQLKDNNSVYHFYKSLVEYRKGYKTLVYGDFIPYKLNKKNRFAYYRKDNESTFYIEINLCSAKQKRLKEIDPTKLLLSNYINHITDFLEPYEVDIYMLNNH is encoded by the coding sequence ATGTTTTCTAAGAACAGTAGATTAGGAGAAGTAATGAAGAATCCTCTTGGCGTGGACATAATAGAAATGTTACTAGGTCAAATGAACATAAATAAATTGATAGTTAATAATCTGATAAGACAAATAAAATTGAAAAGTCTTATAAGGTTGAGTAAAGGAAAGATTGATGACAAATTCATTAATATGTTAATAGCTAAACTGAATCATTATGATAATCTGCTTCTACCTAAACAAGCTGAAGAAATTAAACCTACATGGTGGAAAGAAGCAGTTGCATATCAAATATATCCTAGAAGCTTCAAAGATAGTAATCAAGATGGTATTGGTGACTTATGTGGAATCATAGAAAAGCTGGATTACCTACAAGAGTTGGGAATTAATCTAATTTGGCTTTCGCCAATATATGATTCGCCAAATGATGATAATGGCTATGATATCAGGGATTACAAAAAAATTATGCAAGAATTCGGTACAATGCAAGACTTTGATAGATTGCTCTTGGAAACACATAAAAGGGGTATCCGCTTGATAATGGATTTAGTCATTAATCATACGTCAGATGAACATAAATGGTTTGTGGAGTCAAGTAAAAGTAAGGATAATCCTTATAGAGAATATTATATTTGGGAAAAAGGGAAAAACGGGAAAGAACCAAATAACTGGACATCTTTTTTCTCTGGACCAGCTTGGAATTATGACTACAAAACTAATGAATGGTCAATGCATATTTGGTCCAAAAAACAAATGGACCTTAATTGGAATTATAAACCTATGCGTAATGATTTATATGAAATGATAAATTGGTGGCTGGATAAAGGTATAGATGGATTTAGATTAGACGTTATTAATTTCATTTCCAAAGAATCTCAATTACCAGATGGTCACACTATGATTGAAGAGTTAATAGGTGTTTGCGGAGTTGAGAATTATGCTTTCGGACCTCACGTACATAGTTATTTACAGGAATTGAATAAAAACACATTCAGTAATTATGATGTTGTTACAGTTGGTGAAACACCTGGTCTTGGACTTAATACAAGCAAATATTTTACCCATGAAAGCAGAGAAGAGCTAAATATGATTTTCAATTTTGAACATATGGACAATCCAGGTAAAGATAGATTTGATGATTACCAATATGATTTAAACATTCTAAAAAAACAATTGGTAAAATGGCAGATGGATTATGGCAATAGCTGCTGGAATAGTCTTTTCTTAGAGAATCATGATTTTCCACGAATGATATCAAAAATAACTAATGAGTCCAAGTATTATGGTGTTGTCGGGAAATTACTAGCAACATTACTTCTCACTTTAAAAGGAACACCATTCATTTATCAGGGGCAAGAAATAGGTATGATTAATGCGGGTTTTGATTTATTGGAAGAATATAGAGATGTGGAAAGCATCAATATGTACGATAAATTAATAAAAAAGGGTATGACCAAAGAAGAAGCTTTAAGAAGAATAAAAATAGGTTCGAGAGATAATGCAAGAGTTCCTATGCAATGGTCATCCAACAATTTTGCAGGGTTTTCTGATGTCAATCCATGGATTGGTGTAAGTCAGAATTACAAAACAATTAATGTAAAATCTCAATTAAAAGATAACAATTCAGTGTATCATTTTTACAAGAGTTTAGTTGAATATAGGAAAGGATATAAGACCCTAGTTTATGGTGATTTTATTCCATACAAATTGAATAAGAAAAATAGATTTGCATATTATCGTAAAGATAATGAATCAACATTTTACATTGAAATCAATTTATGTTCTGCTAAGCAAAAAAGGCTAAAAGAAATAGATCCAACAAAATTACTTTTAAGTAACTATATTAATCATATCACAGATTTTCTAGAACCTTATGAAGTAGATATATATATGCTTAATAATCACTAG
- a CDS encoding phage tail terminator family protein, with product MITKDVIEKLKSSYPDIPIYLEESTQKFEAPCFYVKLLDSTQNQLISNRYIRKNSYELLYYSINTEECEVVANDLYEKMEFLFDIKAKGRNMHYKIDNKVLHFFVEYKIRLIKECEEMPKLQNMEVNEYGRENNHQEI from the coding sequence ATGATTACAAAAGATGTAATTGAAAAATTAAAATCTTCATATCCTGATATTCCAATATATCTTGAAGAATCCACACAGAAATTTGAAGCACCTTGTTTCTATGTGAAACTTCTCGACAGCACTCAGAATCAGTTGATAAGCAATAGATATATCAGGAAGAATAGCTATGAATTACTTTATTATTCTATAAATACAGAAGAGTGTGAAGTAGTAGCTAATGATTTATATGAAAAGATGGAGTTCTTATTTGATATCAAGGCAAAAGGCAGAAATATGCATTATAAAATTGATAATAAGGTACTTCATTTTTTTGTTGAGTACAAAATCAGGTTAATAAAAGAATGTGAAGAAATGCCAAAATTACAAAATATGGAGGTGAATGAATATGGCAGGGAAAACAACCACCAGGAAATATAA
- a CDS encoding LysM peptidoglycan-binding domain-containing protein translates to MYSIILKSINNNEEQEIELPVLPEKIEVRESSNNKNFNLQNIGEITIINKIKAPTLKISSIFPSHRGPYVTSIDFKEPSEYIKLIQKWRDGDKENNFQKYPFELVISGSAFPLRWVCTIENFTYSESAGSVGDIEYSIEFKKYRKYELKIATVDDLHGTLKNTREEQKSTPKSYTVKSGDTLYGICKKLLGDGNKYKEIASKNNIKNPNLIFPGQVLQL, encoded by the coding sequence ATGTATAGCATAATTCTAAAATCAATTAATAATAATGAAGAACAAGAGATTGAATTACCTGTTTTACCTGAAAAGATAGAGGTTAGAGAAAGTAGTAATAATAAAAATTTTAATCTACAAAATATAGGTGAAATCACAATAATCAATAAAATAAAAGCTCCTACATTAAAAATCAGCAGTATTTTCCCCTCGCATCGTGGACCATATGTAACAAGCATTGATTTCAAAGAGCCTAGTGAATACATAAAACTCATACAAAAATGGAGAGATGGAGATAAGGAAAATAACTTTCAAAAATATCCTTTTGAATTAGTCATAAGTGGTTCAGCTTTCCCATTGAGATGGGTATGTACAATTGAAAACTTTACTTATAGTGAATCAGCAGGTTCTGTTGGAGATATTGAATATAGTATAGAATTTAAAAAATATCGTAAATATGAGTTGAAAATAGCTACTGTTGATGATTTGCATGGTACGTTAAAAAATACAAGAGAAGAACAAAAAAGTACACCTAAGAGTTACACAGTAAAATCTGGAGATACCTTATATGGTATATGCAAGAAACTCTTGGGAGACGGTAATAAATACAAGGAAATAGCATCAAAAAATAACATTAAGAATCCTAACCTAATATTTCCAGGGCAGGTGTTACAGCTATGA
- a CDS encoding phage tail sheath family protein: protein MAGGSWTTQNKVRPGAYINFESNTGSFGTMGDRGIVTMPMVMSWGAKKQVMELEPTNNFQEILGYSLLDDELLLIKEAFKCASKILLYRVNGGSKATKTVENLTATAKYEGVRGNDITVRISEDINAKGEFIVTTYLDKSVVYEQTASSIDSLKSNPYVDFTGTGALSESAGIVLEGGSDTTPVTQDYMDYFTAIEVFDFNTMALPVDDDTIKSTAVSFIKRLRNDEGKKIQAVLSDYTSADYEGIISVKNGVKLADGTVIDKVKATAYVAGITAGADVNVSNTYKSYAGAVDVDTKYTNSQIVKALNAGEIVFVANGEKVVIEQDINTLTSFSSEKDKSFRKNRVIRVLDSIANDIQKIFSNYYIGKVTNDDDGRNLFKSEVVNYMKTLQGINAIQNFNSDKDIIVQAANEKDSIIVDAYIQPTDSMEKLYMKVTLN, encoded by the coding sequence ATGGCAGGAGGATCATGGACAACACAAAACAAGGTAAGACCAGGAGCATATATCAATTTTGAATCAAATACAGGTTCATTTGGAACTATGGGAGACAGAGGTATAGTGACTATGCCTATGGTAATGAGTTGGGGAGCTAAAAAACAAGTAATGGAATTAGAACCAACAAATAATTTTCAAGAAATACTAGGATACAGTTTACTAGATGATGAATTACTACTTATAAAAGAAGCTTTCAAATGTGCAAGTAAGATTCTGCTATATCGTGTTAATGGCGGTTCAAAAGCTACTAAAACAGTTGAAAATCTAACAGCTACTGCAAAATATGAAGGTGTAAGAGGTAACGATATCACAGTAAGAATATCTGAGGATATTAATGCAAAAGGAGAATTTATTGTTACTACATATCTTGATAAATCAGTAGTATACGAACAAACAGCTTCAAGTATTGACAGTTTGAAATCCAATCCATACGTTGATTTTACAGGAACAGGAGCATTGTCAGAAAGTGCTGGTATCGTTCTAGAAGGTGGAAGTGATACAACTCCAGTAACACAAGATTATATGGATTATTTTACTGCTATAGAAGTATTCGACTTCAATACAATGGCGTTACCAGTTGATGATGATACTATCAAATCAACTGCGGTATCTTTTATCAAGAGACTAAGAAATGATGAAGGCAAGAAAATACAAGCTGTACTTTCTGATTATACATCAGCAGATTACGAAGGAATAATATCAGTTAAAAATGGTGTCAAACTTGCAGATGGAACTGTAATTGATAAAGTGAAAGCCACTGCATATGTTGCTGGTATAACAGCCGGAGCTGACGTTAATGTTTCTAATACTTATAAATCATATGCTGGAGCTGTGGATGTAGATACCAAATATACCAATTCACAAATTGTCAAAGCACTGAATGCAGGAGAGATAGTGTTCGTAGCCAATGGAGAAAAAGTTGTTATAGAACAGGATATCAATACACTTACATCATTCTCATCTGAAAAAGACAAGAGTTTCAGAAAAAATAGAGTAATAAGAGTTCTTGATTCTATAGCCAATGATATTCAGAAGATATTCAGTAACTATTATATCGGTAAAGTGACTAATGACGATGATGGAAGAAACCTATTCAAATCAGAGGTTGTCAATTACATGAAAACTTTACAGGGAATCAATGCAATACAGAATTTCAATTCAGATAAAGACATAATTGTACAAGCTGCAAACGAGAAAGATTCTATCATTGTTGATGCTTATATACAGCCAACAGATAGTATGGAAAAATTATATATGAAAGTTACATTAAACTAG
- a CDS encoding GNAT family N-acetyltransferase: MVIRNYRKTDEKEWLKCRVLSFFDCSYYDDIVRKKPTYQNETIDLVAEEKGTIIGFIEVEIEKKIKDVCYLHGELGGVIWNLGVLPEYRNKNIATLLLEETKKIAITKNITRFEAWTQDDVSANNWYIGRGFKYIEGYLNVYASGKQCKENNLINKDESTNSIRSLNFETTLDRKTEMEQKYYRVHEVRLYQLELNK; this comes from the coding sequence ATGGTAATAAGAAATTACAGAAAAACAGATGAAAAAGAATGGTTGAAATGTAGAGTATTATCTTTCTTCGATTGTTCTTACTATGATGATATAGTTAGAAAAAAACCAACATATCAGAATGAGACAATAGATTTAGTAGCTGAAGAAAAGGGAACAATTATTGGTTTTATAGAAGTTGAAATTGAAAAGAAGATAAAAGATGTTTGTTACCTTCATGGAGAACTAGGCGGTGTGATATGGAATTTAGGAGTACTGCCAGAGTATAGAAACAAAAACATCGCAACACTTCTATTAGAAGAAACTAAAAAAATAGCTATAACTAAGAATATAACAAGGTTTGAAGCATGGACTCAAGATGATGTAAGTGCTAATAACTGGTATATTGGCAGAGGATTTAAATATATTGAAGGATACTTGAATGTATATGCATCAGGGAAACAATGTAAAGAGAATAATCTAATAAATAAAGACGAAAGTACTAATTCAATCAGGTCTTTGAATTTTGAAACTACACTTGATAGGAAAACAGAAATGGAACAAAAATATTATAGAGTGCATGAAGTGCGTTTGTACCAATTGGAACTTAATAAATGA
- a CDS encoding phage tail assembly chaperone, with protein sequence MSNLQAFFAQNVDQTITIKQVISTRFKDEEGNPIPFEFQAISREREKEIRKSCTKKERDRKRGMKTIIDEDSFIDKFVAACTVFPNLKDSDLQKSYGVMGEVDLLKAMLLPGEFTEALLVAQEVNGYDKDMNDLVEEAKN encoded by the coding sequence ATGAGTAATTTACAAGCTTTTTTTGCACAAAATGTAGATCAGACTATAACAATAAAACAAGTTATCTCCACTAGATTCAAAGATGAAGAGGGTAATCCAATTCCTTTTGAATTTCAAGCTATCAGTAGAGAAAGAGAAAAAGAAATCAGAAAATCATGTACCAAAAAAGAAAGAGATAGAAAAAGAGGTATGAAAACCATAATAGACGAAGATTCATTTATTGATAAATTCGTTGCAGCATGTACCGTATTTCCTAATCTAAAAGATTCTGATTTACAAAAAAGTTATGGTGTTATGGGCGAAGTAGATTTGTTAAAAGCTATGCTACTTCCAGGAGAATTCACTGAAGCATTATTGGTGGCTCAAGAAGTAAATGGCTACGATAAAGATATGAATGACCTGGTGGAAGAAGCAAAAAACTAA
- a CDS encoding DUF2634 domain-containing protein produces MNQSLLPKSNLKDIKFVDNMASKTWLIKNNKIIGMDDGLEAVKQSITMMLNIPRYDYIIYSWDYGHELNNLIGKDVEYAELEAPRLIKECLLQDDRISNVNNFIFTNTNDGLLVKFDVTTIHGTVESEVTI; encoded by the coding sequence GTGAATCAATCCTTATTACCCAAGAGTAATCTGAAAGACATAAAATTCGTTGATAACATGGCAAGTAAAACATGGTTAATTAAGAACAATAAAATAATAGGGATGGATGATGGATTAGAAGCTGTAAAACAGTCTATCACTATGATGCTGAATATTCCTAGATATGATTATATTATCTATTCATGGGATTATGGTCATGAACTTAATAATTTGATTGGTAAAGATGTTGAATATGCCGAGCTTGAAGCACCAAGGCTAATCAAAGAATGTCTGCTTCAAGATGACCGAATATCCAATGTCAATAATTTCATATTCACTAACACGAATGATGGTCTGCTTGTGAAGTTTGATGTTACAACGATTCATGGAACAGTTGAAAGTGAGGTGACTATCTAA
- a CDS encoding DUF2577 family protein, which yields MYNSIKKIVKETMDGINARILVGTVSSTDPFLVNVEQRLQLPLGVLTFPEHLQEVKLTIKGYEDDVEIEKEYILRPKLTTGDKLILINLGEEYIIFDKVGDYGESILITQE from the coding sequence TTGTATAACAGCATAAAGAAAATAGTAAAAGAGACAATGGATGGGATTAATGCAAGAATACTTGTTGGAACAGTTTCTAGCACTGATCCTTTTTTGGTTAATGTAGAACAGCGTCTCCAATTGCCTTTAGGAGTATTGACTTTTCCCGAACATCTTCAAGAAGTTAAGCTAACAATAAAAGGTTATGAAGATGATGTTGAAATTGAAAAAGAATACATACTAAGGCCGAAACTAACAACTGGAGATAAACTCATTTTAATTAATCTAGGAGAAGAATATATAATATTTGACAAGGTGGGTGATTACGGTGAATCAATCCTTATTACCCAAGAGTAA